In Bacteroidota bacterium, the following proteins share a genomic window:
- a CDS encoding DUF2130 domain-containing protein codes for MNTNKQAITCPNCHKAIDVNEVLYRQMQERMNDEWQKKEESMLFHIQKQQDEMTIQQKLLLDEKKKMHESIAQQLAAQLKAEREIITQELRKKLNEEKEDQIKLMQRELQDQQESLREMNKLKAEMERVVREKETLSETITLQKEKELSEKLREEKTKMKQQAEEEQMLKLKEREKIIEDLKTQMEVMKRKAEQGSMQLQGEVQELVLEELLRTDYPYDEISEISKGVRGADVLQTVNTRQGERCGLIYYESKRTKHFESKWITKLKEDNLVVKADVLVLVTEAMPEDKKKLFYREGVWICSFFEVKGLSMVLRHMLYELKNSKTVSLNRETKMEMLYNYFTGNEFKGQFEALIEGFSDLQKGYQDERLRMQKIWKEREKQLERILTNAVGFYGSLKGIAGSSIPDIKYLEGGGAELPE; via the coding sequence ATGAACACGAATAAACAGGCCATTACTTGTCCCAATTGCCATAAAGCCATAGATGTAAACGAAGTGCTCTATCGCCAAATGCAAGAGCGCATGAATGATGAATGGCAAAAGAAAGAAGAGTCCATGTTGTTTCATATTCAAAAGCAGCAGGATGAAATGACCATTCAGCAGAAACTGCTTTTGGACGAGAAAAAGAAAATGCATGAATCGATTGCGCAGCAACTTGCAGCACAATTAAAAGCGGAACGGGAAATAATCACACAGGAACTGCGGAAGAAACTAAACGAAGAAAAGGAAGATCAGATAAAACTGATGCAACGCGAATTGCAGGATCAGCAAGAATCACTCAGAGAGATGAACAAACTTAAGGCAGAGATGGAGCGTGTGGTGCGCGAAAAAGAGACGCTATCGGAGACTATCACCTTGCAAAAGGAAAAAGAACTATCGGAAAAGCTGCGTGAGGAAAAAACCAAAATGAAGCAACAGGCAGAAGAAGAGCAAATGCTAAAACTAAAGGAGCGTGAAAAAATAATTGAAGATTTGAAAACGCAAATGGAAGTAATGAAGCGGAAGGCTGAACAAGGTAGCATGCAACTACAAGGGGAGGTGCAGGAACTTGTTCTGGAGGAATTGCTACGCACTGATTACCCTTACGATGAAATTTCGGAAATAAGCAAAGGTGTGCGCGGAGCTGATGTGTTGCAGACAGTAAACACCCGACAAGGAGAACGTTGTGGCTTAATCTATTATGAAAGCAAACGCACCAAGCATTTTGAATCAAAATGGATTACCAAATTGAAAGAAGATAATCTTGTTGTAAAAGCTGATGTGCTGGTACTTGTTACCGAGGCGATGCCGGAAGACAAAAAAAAATTGTTCTATCGCGAAGGGGTGTGGATATGTTCATTTTTTGAAGTAAAAGGTTTAAGCATGGTATTGCGCCATATGCTTTATGAATTAAAAAACAGCAAAACAGTTTCGCTAAATCGCGAAACAAAAATGGAAATGCTCTATAACTATTTTACCGGCAATGAATTTAAAGGACAGTTTGAGGCATTGATTGAAGGCTTTAGCGATTTGCAAAAAGGCTATCAGGATGAGCGCCTGCGTATGCAAAAAATATGGAAAGAGCGCGAAAAGCAATTAGAAAGAATCCTGACGAATGCCGTAGGTTTTTATGGTTCGTTAAAAGGTATTGCAGGATCCTCTATACCTGATATTAAATATCTTGAAGGTGGTGGGGCTGAACTTCCCGAGTAA
- a CDS encoding T9SS type A sorting domain-containing protein, whose product MPGNSNAIATIYDVTGRKVEQHNLYGHYTNLRVSTTSYKPGLYIVTVTCKNASESKRVMIE is encoded by the coding sequence ATACCGGGCAACAGCAATGCCATTGCCACCATTTATGATGTAACAGGGCGCAAAGTAGAGCAGCACAATTTATACGGGCATTATACCAACCTGCGTGTGTCCACCACATCGTACAAACCTGGATTGTATATAGTAACCGTTACATGTAAAAATGCAAGCGAGAGTAAACGGGTAATGATTGAGTGA
- a CDS encoding T9SS type A sorting domain-containing protein, with translation MKFNNKNLLAILLSATIAVASGQAYVLPQYQVDTVKNLVFGTDSNFFGNIDTLKLDLFKPVGDNNLLRPVMIAIHGGAWVAGDKSELWQYCHNMAQRGYVCASINYRLGHHHPSWISPSLVIPVCVYTPDSSEIIRAMYRAVQDAKAAIRFMKARHALDSADVCNYYLAGESAGGFTALLTSFLDLPNEKPADCYALPDATQPEPNVFAPCYTTTLPLTNVQLLRPDLGNVEGKINLNGYDDNVNGVVNFFGGVLPQTLTGNWMTGPDTPAYYLYHQTCDMIAPNETRVLLSDISFHCATNSWWSANCPYVAGSKSIADYFSTLPQGTVTYHYFGDDALCNYVLSQFPWAFNCLNVSQYGSFHYTRNPMQVYDSVANFLSPIVLQHIGNCATAIVEDKENQLVNVFPNPSTGYFNILNPFNSSEPIQCTLTNSLGQILQPMVYIHGNVIQISQPDLENGIYFLKLTNRTKIYRSKIIIQKEMK, from the coding sequence ATGAAATTTAACAACAAAAACCTACTGGCAATTTTGCTATCTGCAACCATAGCTGTTGCAAGTGGTCAGGCGTATGTGCTGCCACAGTATCAGGTAGACACCGTAAAAAATTTGGTATTTGGCACGGATAGTAATTTTTTTGGAAATATTGATACGTTGAAACTCGACCTATTTAAACCGGTTGGAGATAATAATTTGCTGCGACCTGTAATGATTGCAATACATGGAGGTGCATGGGTAGCAGGCGACAAATCAGAGTTATGGCAATACTGCCACAACATGGCGCAACGCGGCTATGTGTGTGCAAGCATTAACTACAGACTAGGCCATCATCATCCGTCATGGATAAGCCCTTCGCTTGTTATCCCCGTGTGTGTTTACACTCCTGATAGTAGCGAGATTATACGTGCCATGTATCGTGCAGTGCAGGATGCCAAAGCAGCCATACGATTTATGAAAGCACGGCATGCCCTAGATAGTGCGGATGTATGCAATTACTATTTAGCAGGCGAAAGCGCAGGAGGATTTACAGCACTCTTAACTTCGTTTCTTGATTTACCGAACGAAAAACCTGCTGACTGTTATGCATTGCCTGATGCAACACAACCAGAACCAAATGTTTTTGCTCCATGCTATACCACTACTTTGCCACTCACAAACGTGCAACTGCTTAGGCCTGATTTAGGAAATGTAGAAGGCAAAATAAATTTGAACGGATATGATGACAACGTAAATGGTGTTGTCAATTTTTTTGGCGGTGTGCTTCCACAAACCTTAACCGGCAATTGGATGACCGGCCCTGACACTCCGGCTTACTATTTATATCATCAAACCTGTGATATGATTGCACCAAATGAAACACGGGTGCTACTTAGCGACATTTCATTTCATTGTGCAACGAATTCCTGGTGGAGTGCCAATTGCCCATACGTTGCAGGAAGCAAATCAATCGCTGATTATTTTTCTACGCTCCCGCAAGGCACGGTTACCTATCACTATTTTGGAGATGATGCTTTGTGCAATTATGTGCTATCGCAATTTCCCTGGGCATTTAATTGCCTGAATGTTTCGCAATATGGAAGCTTTCATTACACACGTAATCCCATGCAAGTATATGATAGTGTTGCCAACTTCTTATCGCCTATTGTATTGCAACATATTGGAAACTGCGCAACTGCAATTGTCGAAGACAAGGAAAATCAGCTGGTAAATGTATTTCCAAATCCATCAACGGGATATTTTAATATCCTCAATCCATTCAATTCATCAGAACCAATACAGTGTACGTTAACAAACAGCCTTGGACAAATTTTGCAACCAATGGTCTACATACATGGAAACGTAATTCAAATTAGTCAACCTGACTTAGAAAACGGGATTTACTTTTTAAAACTAACTAATCGAACGAAGATTTACCGCAGTAAAATAATAATTCAGAAGGAAATGAAATAA
- a CDS encoding glycosyltransferase: protein MPRILISVTSDLITDQRVHRTAGALHQAGYAVLVIGRQLSNTALDNRPYLTRRFKLWFTKGPMFYFSYNLRLFLFLLFTKADILFANDLDTLMPNYLCSRMKRIPLIYDSHEYFTGVPELEGRRVVKFIWKSIERWIIPQLTYMITVNNSIASLYKKEYDSSFAVVRNVPSIDFELPVVDKIKFKTENNLPADKPMIILQGNGINIHRGSEELVEAMQHVSNAYLLIAGNGDVIEILKSKVRELHLENKVFFKPRMPYKQLLQYTCCAHLGISFDKPTNINYKLSLPNKLFDYMYCGVPVLITNLPEPAAIVKQHECGYVLHEFSVKSIADSLSNIFSNPEDLNIKRENALRTATHFSWQNEKNILLDVVAKATTSRK from the coding sequence ATGCCACGCATCCTGATATCGGTAACAAGTGATTTAATCACCGACCAACGCGTACATCGCACAGCAGGTGCCTTGCACCAAGCCGGATACGCAGTCTTGGTAATAGGCAGACAACTCTCAAACACAGCGCTTGATAATAGACCTTACTTAACCCGCAGATTCAAACTATGGTTTACCAAAGGGCCCATGTTCTATTTTTCGTACAACCTTCGCTTGTTTCTCTTTCTGCTTTTTACAAAAGCAGATATTTTGTTTGCAAATGATCTGGACACCCTTATGCCTAATTACCTATGTTCGCGAATGAAGCGCATTCCGCTCATCTACGATAGCCACGAGTACTTTACCGGGGTGCCCGAACTGGAAGGCAGGAGGGTTGTAAAATTTATCTGGAAAAGTATAGAACGATGGATTATTCCCCAACTAACGTATATGATAACCGTTAACAACAGCATAGCTTCCCTTTATAAAAAGGAATATGACAGCAGCTTTGCAGTGGTGCGTAATGTACCTTCCATCGATTTTGAGCTTCCTGTAGTGGATAAGATTAAATTCAAAACCGAAAACAACTTGCCGGCCGATAAGCCGATGATTATTTTACAAGGCAATGGTATTAATATACATCGTGGCAGTGAAGAACTTGTTGAAGCCATGCAGCACGTTAGCAATGCCTACCTGCTCATTGCCGGTAATGGCGATGTAATAGAAATTTTAAAATCGAAAGTTCGCGAGCTACATCTTGAAAACAAAGTGTTTTTTAAACCACGCATGCCATACAAACAGCTATTGCAATACACCTGCTGCGCTCACCTAGGCATTTCATTTGACAAACCCACCAACATCAATTACAAATTAAGTTTGCCCAACAAGCTATTCGATTACATGTATTGTGGCGTACCGGTACTCATAACTAACTTGCCCGAACCTGCAGCTATCGTAAAGCAACATGAGTGCGGTTATGTGCTTCACGAATTTTCGGTTAAATCTATTGCTGATAGCCTTTCTAACATTTTTTCAAATCCTGAGGATTTGAATATAAAGCGAGAAAATGCTTTACGCACAGCCACACATTTCAGTTGGCAAAATGAAAAAAACATTCTGTTAGATGTTGTTGCCAAAGCAACTACGAGTCGAAAATAA
- the rsgA gene encoding ribosome small subunit-dependent GTPase A, translating to MKPARVIKSIGNQCTLETSEGRILPGILKGKLRLKESESTNPIAVGDYVHIEWDATAQVALITEVLPRHNYIIRKSNKLSKQTQILASNIDNAVLIVTPLFPKTSTGFVDRYIATAEAYHIKTILVFNKSDVFDGESAALIDDYVAIYEPLGYTCLRTSAKNITGIEELKLLLKDKTSLVAGHSGVGKTSLINLLAPGVNLRTGKISKQHGKGMHTTTFAEMLHLPFGGYIIDTPGIRELGTVDFEKAEISHYFVEMQAMMHQCKFHNCLHLNEAQCAVKQAVEVGTIHPMRYYNYLSILNNEDNFN from the coding sequence TTGAAACCTGCACGGGTCATAAAATCAATAGGCAATCAATGCACGCTCGAAACAAGCGAAGGAAGAATATTGCCCGGCATATTGAAAGGCAAGTTACGATTGAAAGAAAGTGAAAGCACCAATCCAATAGCAGTAGGTGATTATGTGCATATTGAATGGGATGCCACCGCCCAAGTTGCCTTGATTACCGAGGTGCTACCTCGGCACAATTACATTATTCGTAAGTCAAATAAACTGAGTAAGCAAACCCAGATACTTGCAAGCAACATAGACAATGCCGTATTGATTGTTACCCCACTATTTCCAAAAACATCGACCGGTTTTGTAGACCGCTATATAGCCACTGCCGAAGCATATCATATAAAAACCATTTTGGTTTTTAATAAATCAGATGTTTTTGATGGAGAATCGGCAGCCTTAATTGATGACTATGTTGCTATATACGAACCTCTTGGATATACATGCCTGCGTACATCAGCAAAAAATATTACGGGTATTGAAGAATTAAAACTGCTGCTAAAAGACAAAACCAGCCTGGTTGCAGGGCACAGCGGAGTTGGCAAAACCTCACTCATCAATTTACTTGCACCCGGAGTTAATCTCCGTACCGGCAAAATTTCGAAACAACATGGCAAGGGCATGCACACAACCACCTTTGCCGAGATGTTGCACTTGCCATTTGGAGGATATATAATTGATACACCCGGAATTCGCGAACTGGGAACCGTAGATTTTGAGAAAGCAGAAATATCGCATTACTTTGTTGAAATGCAGGCTATGATGCATCAATGCAAATTTCATAATTGCCTGCACCTCAATGAAGCACAGTGTGCTGTAAAACAAGCGGTAGAAGTGGGCACCATACATCCCATGCGCTACTATAATTACCTCAGCATATTAAACAACGAAGATAATTTTAATTAA